The proteins below are encoded in one region of Struthio camelus isolate bStrCam1 chromosome 11, bStrCam1.hap1, whole genome shotgun sequence:
- the RAB39B gene encoding ras-related protein Rab-39B isoform X4 — translation MEAIWLYQFRLIVIGDSTVGKSCLIRRFTEGRFAQISDPTVGVDFFSRLVEIEPGKRIKLQIWDTAGQERFRSITRAYYRNSVGGLLLFDITNRRSFQNVHEWLEETKVHVQPYQIVFVLTSTSTGKEEHRTEVSERVRRKATRDTKRKICFPPCFNLTKEEPSQVSKAGED, via the exons ATGGAGGCCATCTGGCTCTACCAGTTCCGCCTGATCGTCATCGGCGACTCCACCGTGGGCAAGTCGTGCCTCATCCGCCGCTTCACCGAGGGCCGCTTCGCCCAGATCTCCGACCCCACCGTGGGCGTGGACTTCTTCTCCCGCCTGGTGGAGATCGAGCCGGGCAAGCGGATCAAACTGCAGATCTGGGACACGGCCGGGCAGGAGCGGTTCCG GTCTATCACCAGAGCTTACTACAGGAACTCGGTTGGAGGACTCCTCCTCTTTGACATTACAAACCGCAGGTCCTTCCAGAACGTCCACGAGTGGCTAGAAGAGACAAAGGTGCACGTCCAGCCGTATCAGATCGTCTTTGTTTTG ACGAGCACTAGCACTGGGAAGGAGGAACACAGAACAGAAGTGTCTGAGCGGGTGAGAAGGAAAGCCACAAGAGACACTAAGAGGAAAATTTGTTTTCCTCCATGTTTTAATTTGACAAAGGAAGAGCCATCTCAG gTAAGCAAAGCTGGAGAAGATTGA
- the RAB39B gene encoding ras-related protein Rab-39B isoform X1, translating to MEAIWLYQFRLIVIGDSTVGKSCLIRRFTEGRFAQISDPTVGVDFFSRLVEIEPGKRIKLQIWDTAGQERFRSITRAYYRNSVGGLLLFDITNRRSFQNVHEWLEETKVHVQPYQIVFVLTSTSTGKEEHRTEVSERVRRKATRDTKRKICFPPCFNLTKEEPSQRKRDLGKSEGDTFHRIKDKGQELFYSRTKKKKLTLWVFFNHALKSLHVR from the exons ATGGAGGCCATCTGGCTCTACCAGTTCCGCCTGATCGTCATCGGCGACTCCACCGTGGGCAAGTCGTGCCTCATCCGCCGCTTCACCGAGGGCCGCTTCGCCCAGATCTCCGACCCCACCGTGGGCGTGGACTTCTTCTCCCGCCTGGTGGAGATCGAGCCGGGCAAGCGGATCAAACTGCAGATCTGGGACACGGCCGGGCAGGAGCGGTTCCG GTCTATCACCAGAGCTTACTACAGGAACTCGGTTGGAGGACTCCTCCTCTTTGACATTACAAACCGCAGGTCCTTCCAGAACGTCCACGAGTGGCTAGAAGAGACAAAGGTGCACGTCCAGCCGTATCAGATCGTCTTTGTTTTG ACGAGCACTAGCACTGGGAAGGAGGAACACAGAACAGAAGTGTCTGAGCGGGTGAGAAGGAAAGCCACAAGAGACACTAAGAGGAAAATTTGTTTTCCTCCATGTTTTAATTTGACAAAGGAAGAGCCATCTCAG CGCAAGAGAGATTTAGGGAAGTCAGAAGGTGACACCTTTCACAGAATAAAGGATAAAGGTCAGGAGCTCTTTTActctaggacaaaaaaaaaaaagctaactttgtgggtttttttcaaccACGCATTAAAAAGTCTGCATGTTAGATGA
- the RAB39B gene encoding ras-related protein Rab-39B isoform X3: MEAIWLYQFRLIVIGDSTVGKSCLIRRFTEGRFAQISDPTVGVDFFSRLVEIEPGKRIKLQIWDTAGQERFRSITRAYYRNSVGGLLLFDITNRRSFQNVHEWLEETKVHVQPYQIVFVLVGHKCDLDTQRQVTRHEAEKLAAAYGKQSWRRLMQREPRELGYRGLSTCSFC, encoded by the exons ATGGAGGCCATCTGGCTCTACCAGTTCCGCCTGATCGTCATCGGCGACTCCACCGTGGGCAAGTCGTGCCTCATCCGCCGCTTCACCGAGGGCCGCTTCGCCCAGATCTCCGACCCCACCGTGGGCGTGGACTTCTTCTCCCGCCTGGTGGAGATCGAGCCGGGCAAGCGGATCAAACTGCAGATCTGGGACACGGCCGGGCAGGAGCGGTTCCG GTCTATCACCAGAGCTTACTACAGGAACTCGGTTGGAGGACTCCTCCTCTTTGACATTACAAACCGCAGGTCCTTCCAGAACGTCCACGAGTGGCTAGAAGAGACAAAGGTGCACGTCCAGCCGTATCAGATCGTCTTTGTTTTGGTAGGTCACAAGTGCGACCTTGACACACAGCGGCAAGTCACCAGGCACGAGGCTGAGAAACTGGCTGCTGCATATG gTAAGCAAAGCTGGAGAAGATTGATGCAGAGAGAGCCACGAGAGCTTGGCTACCGTGGGCTCTCTACCTGCAGCTTCTGCTGA
- the RAB39B gene encoding ras-related protein Rab-39B isoform X2, with translation MEAIWLYQFRLIVIGDSTVGKSCLIRRFTEGRFAQISDPTVGVDFFSRLVEIEPGKRIKLQIWDTAGQERFRSITRAYYRNSVGGLLLFDITNRRSFQNVHEWLEETKVHVQPYQIVFVLVGHKCDLDTQRQVTRHEAEKLAAAYGMKYIETSARDAINVEKAFTDLTRDIYELVKRGDISIQEGWEGVKSGFVPNVVHSSEEVVKSDRRCLC, from the exons ATGGAGGCCATCTGGCTCTACCAGTTCCGCCTGATCGTCATCGGCGACTCCACCGTGGGCAAGTCGTGCCTCATCCGCCGCTTCACCGAGGGCCGCTTCGCCCAGATCTCCGACCCCACCGTGGGCGTGGACTTCTTCTCCCGCCTGGTGGAGATCGAGCCGGGCAAGCGGATCAAACTGCAGATCTGGGACACGGCCGGGCAGGAGCGGTTCCG GTCTATCACCAGAGCTTACTACAGGAACTCGGTTGGAGGACTCCTCCTCTTTGACATTACAAACCGCAGGTCCTTCCAGAACGTCCACGAGTGGCTAGAAGAGACAAAGGTGCACGTCCAGCCGTATCAGATCGTCTTTGTTTTGGTAGGTCACAAGTGCGACCTTGACACACAGCGGCAAGTCACCAGGCACGAGGCTGAGAAACTGGCTGCTGCATATGGTATGAAGTACATTGAGACCTCAGCTCGGGATGCCATTAATGTGGAGAAGGCCTTCACTGATCTGACTCGAGATATATATGAGCTTGTTAAAAGGGGGGACATTTCAATCCAGGAGGGATGGGAAGGGGTAAAGAGTGGGTTTGTCCCAAACGTAGTGCACTCTTCGGAAGAAGTGGTGAAATCAGATAGGCGATGCTTGTGCTGA
- the VBP1 gene encoding prefoldin subunit 3 produces the protein MAAASGSETGCGEAAAGAKRGPLGIPEAVFVEDVDSFMKQPGNETADVVLKKLDEQYQKYKFMELNLAQKKRRLKSQIPEIKQTLEILKHMQKKKESTNPMETRFLLADNLYCKASVPPTDKVCLWLGANVMLEYDIDEAQALLEKNLSTATRNLDSLEEDLDFLRDQFTTTEVNMARVYNWDVKRRNKEDPSKNKA, from the exons atggcggcggccagCGGCAGCGAGACGGGgtgcggcgaggcggcggcgggcgccaagCGCGGCCCCCTGGGCATCCCCGAGGCCGTCTTCGTG GAAGATGTAGATTCCTTTATGAAACAGCCTGGAAATGAGACAGCAGATGTAGTTCTTAAGAAGTTGGATGAGCAATACCAGAAGTATAAATTTATGGAACTTAATCTTGCTCAAAAGAAAAGGAG GCTAAAAAGTCAGATTCCTGAAATTAAACAGACATTAGAAATTTTAAAacacatgcagaagaaaaag GAATCCACAAATCCAATGGAAACCAGATTTTTATTGGCAGATAATCTATACTGCAAAGCTTCAGTTCCTCCTACAGATAAAGTTTGTTTGTGGTTGGGG gccaatgtgatgcttgaatatgataTTGATGAAGCTCAGGCTCTGTTAGAGAAGAACTTGTCAACAGCCACAAGAAACCTTGATTCCCTAGAGGAAGACCTGGATTTTCTTAGAGACCAGTTTACCACTACAGAAGTCa ATATGGCTAGAGTTTATAATTGGGATGTaaagagaagaaacaaggaaGACCCTTCCAAAAATAAAGCATAG